One genomic region from Haloterrigena gelatinilytica encodes:
- a CDS encoding metallophosphoesterase: protein MPDVDLPVSPVERALSVPAADALVVADVHLGRAADSSVDAPIDDGGDVRDRLASLLERTDPATVVVAGDLLHSFGRLPRGVERDLEALEDCVADAGADLVVTPGNHDAMLESAFDGERAPEYRLADGETVVCHGHERPETEASRYIIGHDHPALSVDGRKLPCFLYGPDVYEGADVIVCPAFTTLAAGATVNGMRARDFQSPLVADADRFHPAVWDDSSGEPLWFPPLGECRRLL from the coding sequence GTGCCCGACGTCGACCTCCCCGTTTCGCCGGTCGAACGCGCCCTCTCCGTCCCCGCAGCCGACGCGCTCGTCGTCGCCGACGTCCACCTCGGCCGCGCCGCCGACTCGAGCGTCGACGCGCCGATCGACGACGGCGGCGACGTTCGCGACCGTCTCGCGTCTCTCCTCGAGCGCACCGACCCCGCGACGGTCGTCGTCGCCGGCGATCTGCTCCACTCCTTCGGGCGGCTCCCGCGAGGCGTCGAGCGCGACCTCGAGGCCCTCGAGGACTGCGTCGCCGACGCCGGCGCCGACCTCGTCGTCACGCCCGGCAACCACGACGCGATGCTCGAGTCGGCCTTCGACGGCGAACGGGCCCCCGAGTACCGCCTCGCGGACGGCGAGACGGTCGTCTGTCACGGCCACGAACGCCCCGAGACGGAGGCGTCGCGGTATATCATCGGCCACGACCATCCCGCCCTCTCCGTCGACGGCCGAAAGCTGCCCTGCTTCCTCTACGGCCCCGACGTCTACGAGGGTGCGGACGTCATCGTCTGCCCCGCGTTCACGACGCTGGCGGCCGGTGCAACCGTCAACGGGATGCGCGCCCGCGACTTCCAGTCGCCGCTGGTCGCCGACGCCGACCGGTTCCACCCCGCCGTCTGGGACGACTCGAGCGGCGAGCCGCTGTGGTTCCCGCCGCTGGGCGAGTGTCGCCGGCTGCTGTAA